CAATTTGATCGTTTCTAAGGCTTGCAGGCTACCAATGGTGCCTACAACTGGGCCAAGAATACCAGCATTACTGCAGTTGAGTTGCTGTTCACTGGCATTAGGAAATAGGCAGTGATAGCAGCCTTGTTCAGCCTGGCGAAAATCAAACACCATTAACTGTCCATCAAAGGCAACCGCAGCTCCACTAACTAGTGGCACTTTGGCCATAACACAAGCTTGGTTTACCGCATAACGGGTAGCGATGTTGTCACTGCAATCAAGCACTACATCGGCTTGAGCCACTTCCATGGCCAGCAACATCTCATCCATTTTACGGTTAACGGTTCGCACCTGAATGTTTGAGTTTAGAGCTTGCAAATGCTGCTTAGCCGCCACGACTTTAGGCTGTTTAATGTCGTCTTCTCGGTACAAGACTTGGCGCTGTAAATTAGAGCTGTCTACTTCATCAAAATCTGCCAACACTAATTTGCCAACACCAGCCGCAGCCAAATACAAGGCTGCAGGTGCGCCCAATCCGCCCATGCCAACCAGCAATACCTGCGCACTCTTTAACTTGAGCTGCCCCGCTTCACCAACATCCTTAAGTAACAGATGGCGGCTATAACGAAGAACTTCTTGATCGCTTAAGGTTGATTGCTTGCTGGTTTGGCTCATAGTGCTTCCTAATGCTGACTGGCTATTTATTGGCTGACAATGGCTTCTAGCTCAGCAACTGCCGCAACCGGATCGGCTGCTTCGGTAATTGCCCGTACCACTGCCACACTGCCCACACCACATTGCCAAACTTGTTTCGCTCGAGGCAAATCGATGCCTCCAATGGCTACCAAGGGGTAATCTTGCATCAACTGAGCATAACGGCTGAGTTTAGCTAAACCTTGCGGCTTAGATGGCATATCCTTGGTTGTAGTAGGGAAAATGTGTCCAAGTGCAATATAACTTGGTTGCAGCTGGCTAGCACGTAGCAATTCAAAATAACCATGGGTACTAATGCCCAAACGCAAACCTGCGGCAGCAATTTGTTGCAAGTCGGCCACTTCTAAATCTTCTTGGCCTAAATGCACACCATAAGCACCATGCTTAACCGCCAGTTGCCAGTAGTCATTAATAAATAAACGCGCTTGATGTTGGTGCCCCAAATCAATGGCACGTTTAACATCAGCTTCAACCTCAGCATCGGTTTTATCTTTAATCCGCAGCTGAATGGTTTTAATGCCCATATTTAACAAGCGCTCAATCCATTCAACACTGTCTACAACAGGATAAACACCCAGCTTATTAGTGTCACAGCGCGCAAAAGGCACAGCCTCTGGCCAAGACTCGCTTAAGCCAAATTGCTTACCCAGCTCGGTTTGCGCCGACTCTACCCGTGGGAAATTTACCCGCTCTGTAGGCCACCCAAGATGGGCTAGATTGCCACGCCCAGTAACTTGCTTTAAGCCTTGATAAACATAGGCTTTAGCAATAACCAAAGCGTCTTCCATGAAAAAGTCATGGGCTAAGGCAGAAGCCAAGGCAGAGGCTAAAGTACAGCCGGTACCATGGGTATGCGGTGCGTCAATCAACTCGCTCGACAATACAATTTCACGCTGGCCGTCGGTGAAATAATCCAAAGCTATCTTGGGAGTTAACGCTAAGTGTCCGCCTTTGGCCCACACCGCTTTTACGCCTTGTTGAAGCAAAGCTGCGCAAGCCTGTTTTAGCTCAGCCACACTGTTTAACGCAACACCACTTAAGGTCGCTAGCTCTGAGGCATTAGGTGTTAGCACATCGGTTTGCGCCAATAATGCAGGCAAGGCTTGCATGAGATCATCCAGCGATAAACTAGCACCTGAGCTTGCCACCAATACCGGGTCACACACCACCAACGGAGGCTCGGCCCAAGTCGCCTTATAAGTGGCAATTTTATCTGCCACAACACGCACTAATTCTGCACTGCCCAACATGCCAATCTTAATCACTTTAGCGGGGTTGGTGGCCGCAAGCGCATCTAGCTGCGCCGCTAACAATTCAGGTGAAGACGGCTGAATGGCCGTCACTCCCTTAATGTTTTGCGCAGTTATCGCTGTTACTGCGGTGGCGCACTCCACCTCAAGATCATGGGCAGTTAGCAAGTCAGCTTGCAAGCCTGCACCCGCACAACTATCGCTACCAGCAATAGTCCAAATTTGCGGACGCAAACCTTCAGCAGTTTCCAGCTTAAACTTCATCGCTGGTCTCGGCGCGCAGTGGCGAGTGGTAAATCTCGGCACCTTTGTTTCTAAACTCAGCAGATTTTTCTGCCATACCGTCGGCCACAAAACCTAAATCGGCCAATGGCTCGTCAATCATTTTGATTTCCAGCTCGTTGGCATAATCACGCACTTCTTGAGAGATTTTCATTGAACAGAACTTAGGTCCACACATTGAACAGAAGTGAGCCACTTTAGCCGACTCTTGTGGTAAGGCTTCATCGTGATAGGCACGCGCAGTGTCTGGGTCTAAGGCTAGGTTGAATTGGTCTTCCCAGCGGAACTCGAAACGCGCTTTACTCATCGCATTATCCCGAATTTGCGCACCAGTATGACCTTTAGCTAAATCAGCCGCATGAGCAGCGATCTTGTAAGCAATCATGCCTTGCTTCACATCTTCTTTGTTAGGTAAGCCTAAGTGTTCTTTAGGGGTTACGTAACACAACATGGCACAACCAAACCAACCGATCATTGCAGCACCAATGCCCGATGAAAAGTGATCGTAGCCAGGAGAGATGTCGGTGATTAATGGACCAAGCGTGTAGAACGGTGCTTCATGACACTCTTCTAATTGCTTCTCCATGTTCTCTTTAATCATTTGCATTGGCACGTGGCCAGGGCCTTCGATAATCACTTGAACATCGTATTCCCAAGCCACTTTTGTTAGCTCACCTAAGGTCTCTAGCTCAGCAAATTGTGCTTCATCGTTGGCGTCGGCAATCGAACCAGGACGCATGCCATCACCTAGCGATAGTGATACATCGTAGGCGGCACAAATTTCACAAATCTCACGAAAACGCTCATACAAGAAGCTTTCTTTATGGTGGGCTAAACACCACTTAGCCATAATTGAACCGCCACGCGATACAATGCCAGTAACTCGCTTCGCCGTCATTGGTACGTAACGCAGCAATACACCTGCGTGAATCGTGAAGTAATCCACCCCTTGCTCGGCTTGCTCAATCAGCGTGTCGCGGAACACTTCCCAAGTAAGGTCTTCGGCAACGCCGTTCACTTTTTCTAAGGCTTGGTAGATAGGCACGGTACCAATTGGCACAGGAGAGTTACGAATCACCCATTCGCGGGTTTCGTGAATATAACGGCCAGTAGATAAATCCATTACCGTATCTGCGCCCCAACGGCTGGCCCATACTAGTTTTTCTACTTCTTCTTCAATCGAAGAGGTCACCGCTGAGTTACCAATGTTGGCGTTTACTTTAACCAAGAAGTTACGACCAATAATCATTGGTTCGGCTTCTGCGTGGTTAATGTTAGATGGGATAATGGCGCGGCCGCGAGCCACCTCATCACGAACAAACTCACCGGTAATATGCTCAGGCAGAGAAGCACCAAAGGAGTGGCCTTTTTGCTGCTCGGCTAACAGGTCTTCACGGATTTTATCGCGACCCATATTTTCACGAATCGCAATGTATTCCATCTCTGGAGTCACAATGCCTTGGCGAGCATAATGAAGCTGGGTTACAGTTTTACCTAATTTAGCTTTGCGTGGCGTAGGTAAGCTTTCAAAGCGGATATGGTCAAGGCCTTCATCTGCTAAACGCTGCTGTGAGAAATTAGAACTAAGGCCAGTTAACTCTTCAGTATCGCCACGCTCTGCAATCCAAGCTTTACGCAACTGCGGCAAACCTTTGTGAACATCTAGCTCAGCTTTTTCATCGGTGTAAATACCCGAGGTATCGTAAACACGCACTGGCTCATTTGGCTCAAGCTTTGGTTCATCTTTGGTGCCACCTACTAAACTGTCAGACAGGTTAATTTGGCGCATGGCGACTTGGATATCGTCTCGACTTCCCTGAATATAGATTTTTTCTGAATTTGGAAAAGGTTGGCCTTGCAGGTTATTAATGTATTGTTCTGCTGCAGCTCGAGTTTCGCGTCTTGACATGACTGGCCTCTAAATAAAAATTTAAGTAATGAGGCTTGTCGGATGTAGGAAAAGTAACCAAATGTTAGACCAAGAGTGCATTTTTACACTAGTGGTAACAGAAGGAATTGATTACTTATCTTGTTCCCTGCGCAGGCATTATCCTGATCAAGTTATACGGATCCCACACAACGTAGCTTAGCTAACCGTGGTCTCAGCCTTTCGGCACTCCGACAAGAGAGCCGAGTATAGGGCCGATAAAACCAAACCACAATAGTGATATTAAGAAAGCCAATGATGATATTCGCTATTTTGCTTAAAACTAGGCTAACAGGTTTAGATAGGCATTTGGCCTAAGCCAACAATGGGATTAGAAGAAACTTTGCGGAATATTAAGTACATCACCAGCAGAAACACGGTCTTCAAGGCTTACTCGCTCGCGCTCATCGGGAGTCGCCCCTTCTGCTTGTATAGTAATTTTGCTTTTACCGGCACGCTCGGTAAAACCACCTGCAAGAGTGATAGCACGATTTACCGTTAAGCCGGGTTGATAAGGGTAAGCACCTGGGCGAGCCACTTCACCATTAATAAAAAAGGGCCGGTATTCAACCATGGTTACTTGCACCATTGGGTCAACTAAATAGTCACCCTTTAGGCCATTTTGGATCTGTAACTGCAGCTCGGTGAGGGTAAGGCCACGTACTTTTATTTCACCTAAAAAGGGGTAACGAATAAACCCGTCATCAGATAAACGGGTTTCCAAGCTAAGCTCTGGCTCACCGTATACGCTTACTCTAAAGCTATCACCTGCCGCTAAACGGTAGTTACTCACCGTTTCAGCATGCGAAGAAAAACACAGCACGCCGACTAGTAAAACTAGTCCTTTTTTAAGGCGCGCAATGTGTTTTCTCATAATTAACCCTTGGTCATAAACTCAGTCTCAACTTAAGACTGGTAACTTGCTTATCATAGGTAACGGCCTGAAGCGTAGAATCTTTATCTCTCCATAGCTGCCAAAGTGAAATTTCTAGCCAGCGACGAAATTGATAGCTCACGCCTATCCGGCCTTCATATATTTTGTCTTGTCGCTCCACACCAACATAATCATCGTTGTCGTAACCAACCGTAAAGGTTGTCGCTAGGCGCTCTTGCCAGTAATGCTCCCAGTCTAAAGTGATATTGGTATTGTCGATAACATCACCACCTTGCTCCGGGGCCTTGGCTTGTCGACCACCTTCCACACTAAAGGTGGAGTAGGTGCGAGGCGACCAATCGGCAGCTAAAGACCAGCTTAAATCGCTAAACTTTTCACGTTCACCTTCTTTAAAGTCACGTTGTTGCCAACCGATTTTAGCGCGACCATTGGTTTTACCGGTAATCGCCCAGTCTCCGCCTACAAAGCCGAAAAAATCGTTAAAGTCGCGACTTGCTGTATTTGGCTCGATGGTTTTGTAGTCACTTTTGCCAGCCTTAAGTTCTGCCAATAAACGGGTAGCCGAAGATACCCGATAGAAGAAGCGGGCACTGCCATCAAAAGCATTACGATCACGATACTGAGTAACATCACGAAAGTTTTGGTAATCCAGCTGACGAGCATTGGCTTCTAACTCGATTTGCGCGGTAGCGCTTCTGGCACCAAAGCCATATAAACCATGCAGCTCATGGAAGTTATATTGCACGGGCTCATCAATCACGCCACCTACACCAGAGGAAATACCTTCACCACGTTGATCATGGTCACGGCGAAAATCGTAACGCAATTTAGCACGTTGGCGAGCGCTAAACTCCCATTCGCCATTTACCCGTAGATGATGATCTAAGAAGTTATCTTCAGAGCTGTCGAAGTACTCGCCCCACACCAAGCGATATGCCGCATAATAAGTGCTTTTTTCTTGCTCAGAAATAGCAGCAATGGCTGGCGAGACAATGGTTCCCCAGGAAGAAATTTGGTCAGTATTACTGTTGGTAAGGTTGCTGTCGTATAAACCTAGTACTTCAATACTAGGTACAACACCTACTCCGTCTGCACTATACCACTTGGCAGGCTGCATGTTGGCCAAACTAGGGCCTGCAATTGCTAGGGCTGGCAGCAAGATGATCCCTATCTTGCGCATCGATAATCCTCCAAAACGTCTTTAGCTACCTTAGCAAAGGCCAAGGACTAGGCTCAACGCTTTTTATCCACCTTGCGTAGATTAAATGTGAATATTGTGTGTCATTTGGCGATAAGGCTTTAGCGGCTGTTGAACTTTCTAGCTGATTTTCGCGGACAAAACTTAACCGCGAAAAATCGGCAGCCCCTAGTATTGAAACTGCAAACCAAGGCTAAACAACAAGGCGATGAAAAAACTTAGCTTGGCGGTGAGCTGCAATTGCTTGTCCAGTAACTGATGCTGGCGCGCCAGCATCACGGTTTTTGTTACCTTCATTAAGACTAAAGCAGGCAACAAACACAGCCAAGCAAAATTAGCGCTACTTTGCCAAACAATAAAGCTGGCAAATAGCAATAAAGCCAGCGCCACCAATACCAAGTGGTAACGACGGGCATTACGCTCGCCTAAGCGCACCGCCAAGGTGAGCTTTCCAGCAGCTTTATCAGGCGAAAAGTCTCGCAAATTATTAATATTGAGCACTGCCGTCGCTAGCAAACCATTGGCAGCCGCTATCATCATCACTGGCCAACTCAGGCTTTGGGTATGCAAGTAGTAAGAGCCCATTACGCCCAGCAAACCAAAGAACAAAAACACGCTAATATCACCAAAACCACGATAACCGTAAGGTCGAGAGCCCATGGTATAGGCCATGGCCGCAACAATCGACAGCCCACCTAAAGCGACAAACCCTAACCAAGCCTGTAGGTTGCTGCCCAAACTTACCGCCAGCAGCGCGATACCGCTTAAGGCAGCCAATAGCGCAAGCACAATAATGGCTCGAAGCATTTGCTGCTTAGTCAACAATCCAGCTTGAATCGCACGAGCGGGGCCCACTCGAGTATCATCATCAACCCCACTTACAGCATCGCCATAATCATTGGCTAAATTGGAAAGAATTTGCAGCAATAAGGCCGTTAGCAAGGCTAGCAGCAACACAGGCCAAGCAAAGATTCCCTCAGAATAGGCCAGTGCAGAACCTAAAATTATCGACGCGCTCGCTAAAGGCAAGGTGCGTAAACGCGCCGCATGAAGCCATGATTTCAAAGTAATATTCAACATTAAGATAAGAACTTAGCGCCTATTATTGCTCAGCATCAAGGCTGAGCCAAATCTGACTATAAACTTGTAACAAAAACAGCTACATTGAAACGGTGTAATAAAGCAGGAATAGTTAAGGTGAGACTCACTGCTAGCCAGTTTCAAAATGCCATAAACCAGCTTAGGCTATTGCCGCAGCAGGGTTTTCAGCAGGTTTGTATAAAACTGCCAAAGCTCGATCTTCTCGCCTGGCTTAACCAGCAACAACACACCACCCGCGGTTACTGGAAAAACAAACGCCAGCAACAAGTTGCCTTTGTGGGCGCGGCTAAATCGGTGCTCGACTTAGAACAGCTGCAATCGGTGTGTGACCAATTAGACCCACACAATAACCAGCTGCGCTTTTATGGCGGCATTGCCTTTGCTCGCCAAAGTGCTCTTTGGTCAAGCTTTCCGCATCGCCGCTTTATTCTGCCGCGCTTTGAAATACGTTGTGACGGCGAATATACCCGCTTGTTCATCAATGCTAATTTTGAACATCAACCAGAGCTAGAGTATCAGCGCATCGAAAAGGCCTTTGCTGCCTTAAAACCAGCACAAGCCCTGCAGCACACGCCACTTAAAGCCTTGTCTCGCCAAGACCAACCTAGTCGCGAACAATGGCAGCACTTGGTTAAGCAAGTCACCAGCGAAGATTTTCAACAACACACCGCCAAAGTTGTGTTGTCTCGGCAAACCAATTTGCAACTAAACGCCGAAATAAACGCTTTTTCTTTGCTACAACAATGGCAACAAAAAGAACGTAACTGCTACAGCTTTTTATTTCAGTTTGATGGAGTAACCAGCTTTTTAGGCTGCAGCCCAGAACGTTTGTATTCTCGTGAAGGCAGCCAATTGGTCAGTGAAGCATTGGCCGGCACTGCGCCACGTGGAGAAACCAGCGAGCTAGATGCTCAACTGGGCGAACAGCTACTAGAAGACGCCAAAAATAAGCTAGAAAACCAACTGGTAGTGGATGATTTAACCCGCCGCTTAAAAGAGCTAAGCCTGCATGTACGCACCTTAGATAATCTAGAGTTGCTAAAGCTAGATAGAGTGCAGCACTTAAAACGCAGGATTCAGGCCCGTATTAGCCCCGCCTTAGACGACCGCTCGTTATTACAAGCTTTGCATCCCACTCCCGCAGTAGGCGGCTTGCCACGTTCTTCTGCAGTGCAATACATTCTTAAAAATGAAGGCTATGCCCGTGGCTGGTATGCTGGCGCAGTAGGTTGGTTAAGTGGCGCCCAAAGTGAGTTTTCGGTGGCTATTCGCAGCGCCTTAGTTACCCCTCAACACTTGAGCACCTTTGCTGGTGCAGGCATTGTGGCAGGCTCACAAGCTGAACAAGAATGGCAAGAACTCAACCACAAAATCGCCACGGTATTGCAGTTGGTAGATAAGGACCTACTCCTTGATTAAAAATATTAATATTGCCTGGGCTGAGTGCTTAATAGAAGATTGCATTCGCCACGGCATTGAGCACTTTTGTATCGCCCCCGGCTCTCGGTCTACGCCATTAACTTTAGCGGTGGCTAAGCACCCTAAAGCCACTAGCCATTGCCACTTTGACGAACGCGGTTTAGGCTTTTTTGCTTTAGGCTTAAGTAAGGCTCGCCAGCAAACTGTAGCCATTATCACCACCTCGGGCAGTGCGGTTGCTAATCTTTACCCAGCGCTGGTTGAAGCAAAGCAATCGAGCATTCCATTGTTAGTGCTTAGCGCCGACCGACCGCTTGAGCTTGTGGCTGTTGGTGCTAACCAAGCCATCGAACAGCAGGGGATGTTTGCCAACTACCCGGTATATAGCGGCCAACTAGCCGAACCCAGTGTTGATGCCTCACTTGCCAATATGCTTAGCGAGCTGGGTCATGCCTTAGCGCTGCAGCAACAAACGCCTGGCCCAGTGCATATAAACTGTCCTTACCGTGAACCCTTTTATCCTGAACAAGCTAAACAAGATTTAACTGCACTTTATAAGCAACTTGAAGCTTGGATAAACAGCGGCTCGCCCTATTACCAACAACATCCTAATAGCTCCCAGCCGGTCGTTAGTCAGCAGTGGCCAGAGCTACTCGAAAAGTCCAAAGTTTTGGTAATAATAGGCCAGCAAACGGCCGAGCAAAGCCAAGCCATTATAACTTGGGCGCAGCAAGCAGGCTGGCCAGTGGTAGTCGATTGCCAAAGCCATTGGCAAACAGCTCAAGAAGGTGCTGGGCTGATTCAACACGCAGAGCTATTACTCGCCAACTCGCGATTTGCCGAACAAGTACAAGCCGAACTGATAATTCAGTTTGGTGGCAAGCTGGTGTCGAAACGCCTTAACCAATGGCTGGCCAAGAGCTCAGCACAGTACTATTTAATTGATCAATCAGCGCAGCGGGTAAACCCCGGCCACAGTATCCAGCAGCGCTGGCAATGCAGCGCCCAAGCTTGGCTACACGCTCATCCGGTTAAGGCAAGCGCTACTAGCCAGCAGTATTTAGAGCGATGGACCCAAGCTCAACAAGCCATTAGCGAGGAGGTTAATGCTGCCTTACTCGATTACTCTGAGCTAGCAATATGCGCACAAATTTCCGTCCAGCAGAACCCACAATCGGCGCTATTTATGGGCAATAGCATGGTCGTGCGTTTGTTTGAACTACTTGGCCAGCCTTGCCAAGCAGAGCATTACTTTGCCAACCGAGGGGCTTCGGGCATTGATGGTTTATTAGCCACCAGTGTGGGAGTTGCCGAAGGTCTGCAACAAACGTGTACTTTGGTGATTGGCGATACCTCGTTATTGCATGACTTAAACTCCTTAAGCCTTGCCGCTAATAGCCAGCAAAATTTAGTGATAGTGCAGTTTAACAATAACGGCGGCGAGATATTTAATCTGCTACCAGCACTATCACCTGGTCCGCAAGATCAACAGCTAAGCAAACAGTATTACCAGTTGCCTCATCAGGCCGACTTTGCCGCAGCAGCAGCCACCTTCAATTTGGCTTATCAACAGGTGGTAAATTTCGAACAATTCAGCCATGCTTTTGAGCGCGCACAGCAACAAGCCGGAGCCAGCTTGATTGAAGTCTGCTTTACTCCAGGCGATGCCAGTGCGCGTTATCAATCTTTAATTAGTCAGGTAGCCAGCCACGATGCACTTTAGCGTTTACGGACAAAGCCAACACCCCTGTTTAGTTTTTTTACATGGATTTCTAGGTAGCGGTAGCGACTGGCAAGCGCAAATTGCAGCGCTTAGCCAGCACTACTACTGCGTAACGGTGGATATAGCTGGCCATGGCATGAGCGCCCAGCAGCGGCTCAAACCACGCAATGCCTTTAAAGATTTTAGCCACCAGCTCACCGCATGCTTAAAGCGCCTTAAAATCGCCCATTACCATTTAGTGGGTTACAGCCTAGGTGGACGCTTAGCGCTGCAACACGCTTTACTTACCCCCAAAGGTATTGAACGACTGGTTATCGAATCTGCCAACACTGGCTTAAGTGATGAAGATGCACGCCAACAACGTTTAGTGCACGACAACCGCTGGGCAGACCGCTGGTTAACAGAGCCTCTGGATACGCTAATCAACGAATGGTACCAACAAGCAGTATTTGCCAACCTAACTAGCCAGCAGCGGCAGCAGCTTATCCGACGCCGCCAACATCAAGACCGACAAGGTATTGCCGCAACCTTGCGTGCAACCAGCTTGGGTTTGCAACAAGACCTTAGTCGGCAACTTGGTCAGTTAAAAATGCCGCTAGATTTTATTGGTGGAAGCCTAGACAATAAATACCAAGCGCTAGCCAAACAGCTACAACAAGATTACCCGCGCCTTAAATGTCACATCATTGAA
The Agarivorans aestuarii DNA segment above includes these coding regions:
- the menH gene encoding 2-succinyl-6-hydroxy-2,4-cyclohexadiene-1-carboxylate synthase, with the translated sequence MHFSVYGQSQHPCLVFLHGFLGSGSDWQAQIAALSQHYYCVTVDIAGHGMSAQQRLKPRNAFKDFSHQLTACLKRLKIAHYHLVGYSLGGRLALQHALLTPKGIERLVIESANTGLSDEDARQQRLVHDNRWADRWLTEPLDTLINEWYQQAVFANLTSQQRQQLIRRRQHQDRQGIAATLRATSLGLQQDLSRQLGQLKMPLDFIGGSLDNKYQALAKQLQQDYPRLKCHIIEGAGHNCHFEQPTLFLEQLSSVLNNDREENDSN
- a CDS encoding polysaccharide biosynthesis/export family protein, coding for MRKHIARLKKGLVLLVGVLCFSSHAETVSNYRLAAGDSFRVSVYGEPELSLETRLSDDGFIRYPFLGEIKVRGLTLTELQLQIQNGLKGDYLVDPMVQVTMVEYRPFFINGEVARPGAYPYQPGLTVNRAITLAGGFTERAGKSKITIQAEGATPDERERVSLEDRVSAGDVLNIPQSFF
- a CDS encoding outer membrane beta-barrel protein, whose protein sequence is MRKIGIILLPALAIAGPSLANMQPAKWYSADGVGVVPSIEVLGLYDSNLTNSNTDQISSWGTIVSPAIAAISEQEKSTYYAAYRLVWGEYFDSSEDNFLDHHLRVNGEWEFSARQRAKLRYDFRRDHDQRGEGISSGVGGVIDEPVQYNFHELHGLYGFGARSATAQIELEANARQLDYQNFRDVTQYRDRNAFDGSARFFYRVSSATRLLAELKAGKSDYKTIEPNTASRDFNDFFGFVGGDWAITGKTNGRAKIGWQQRDFKEGEREKFSDLSWSLAADWSPRTYSTFSVEGGRQAKAPEQGGDVIDNTNITLDWEHYWQERLATTFTVGYDNDDYVGVERQDKIYEGRIGVSYQFRRWLEISLWQLWRDKDSTLQAVTYDKQVTSLKLRLSL
- the thiC gene encoding phosphomethylpyrimidine synthase ThiC — translated: MSRRETRAAAEQYINNLQGQPFPNSEKIYIQGSRDDIQVAMRQINLSDSLVGGTKDEPKLEPNEPVRVYDTSGIYTDEKAELDVHKGLPQLRKAWIAERGDTEELTGLSSNFSQQRLADEGLDHIRFESLPTPRKAKLGKTVTQLHYARQGIVTPEMEYIAIRENMGRDKIREDLLAEQQKGHSFGASLPEHITGEFVRDEVARGRAIIPSNINHAEAEPMIIGRNFLVKVNANIGNSAVTSSIEEEVEKLVWASRWGADTVMDLSTGRYIHETREWVIRNSPVPIGTVPIYQALEKVNGVAEDLTWEVFRDTLIEQAEQGVDYFTIHAGVLLRYVPMTAKRVTGIVSRGGSIMAKWCLAHHKESFLYERFREICEICAAYDVSLSLGDGMRPGSIADANDEAQFAELETLGELTKVAWEYDVQVIIEGPGHVPMQMIKENMEKQLEECHEAPFYTLGPLITDISPGYDHFSSGIGAAMIGWFGCAMLCYVTPKEHLGLPNKEDVKQGMIAYKIAAHAADLAKGHTGAQIRDNAMSKARFEFRWEDQFNLALDPDTARAYHDEALPQESAKVAHFCSMCGPKFCSMKISQEVRDYANELEIKMIDEPLADLGFVADGMAEKSAEFRNKGAEIYHSPLRAETSDEV
- the menD gene encoding 2-succinyl-5-enolpyruvyl-6-hydroxy-3-cyclohexene-1-carboxylic-acid synthase, which codes for MIKNINIAWAECLIEDCIRHGIEHFCIAPGSRSTPLTLAVAKHPKATSHCHFDERGLGFFALGLSKARQQTVAIITTSGSAVANLYPALVEAKQSSIPLLVLSADRPLELVAVGANQAIEQQGMFANYPVYSGQLAEPSVDASLANMLSELGHALALQQQTPGPVHINCPYREPFYPEQAKQDLTALYKQLEAWINSGSPYYQQHPNSSQPVVSQQWPELLEKSKVLVIIGQQTAEQSQAIITWAQQAGWPVVVDCQSHWQTAQEGAGLIQHAELLLANSRFAEQVQAELIIQFGGKLVSKRLNQWLAKSSAQYYLIDQSAQRVNPGHSIQQRWQCSAQAWLHAHPVKASATSQQYLERWTQAQQAISEEVNAALLDYSELAICAQISVQQNPQSALFMGNSMVVRLFELLGQPCQAEHYFANRGASGIDGLLATSVGVAEGLQQTCTLVIGDTSLLHDLNSLSLAANSQQNLVIVQFNNNGGEIFNLLPALSPGPQDQQLSKQYYQLPHQADFAAAAATFNLAYQQVVNFEQFSHAFERAQQQAGASLIEVCFTPGDASARYQSLISQVASHDAL
- a CDS encoding 1,4-dihydroxy-2-naphthoate polyprenyltransferase translates to MKSWLHAARLRTLPLASASIILGSALAYSEGIFAWPVLLLALLTALLLQILSNLANDYGDAVSGVDDDTRVGPARAIQAGLLTKQQMLRAIIVLALLAALSGIALLAVSLGSNLQAWLGFVALGGLSIVAAMAYTMGSRPYGYRGFGDISVFLFFGLLGVMGSYYLHTQSLSWPVMMIAAANGLLATAVLNINNLRDFSPDKAAGKLTLAVRLGERNARRYHLVLVALALLLFASFIVWQSSANFAWLCLLPALVLMKVTKTVMLARQHQLLDKQLQLTAKLSFFIALLFSLGLQFQY
- the thiE gene encoding thiamine phosphate synthase, whose translation is MKFKLETAEGLRPQIWTIAGSDSCAGAGLQADLLTAHDLEVECATAVTAITAQNIKGVTAIQPSSPELLAAQLDALAATNPAKVIKIGMLGSAELVRVVADKIATYKATWAEPPLVVCDPVLVASSGASLSLDDLMQALPALLAQTDVLTPNASELATLSGVALNSVAELKQACAALLQQGVKAVWAKGGHLALTPKIALDYFTDGQREIVLSSELIDAPHTHGTGCTLASALASALAHDFFMEDALVIAKAYVYQGLKQVTGRGNLAHLGWPTERVNFPRVESAQTELGKQFGLSESWPEAVPFARCDTNKLGVYPVVDSVEWIERLLNMGIKTIQLRIKDKTDAEVEADVKRAIDLGHQHQARLFINDYWQLAVKHGAYGVHLGQEDLEVADLQQIAAAGLRLGISTHGYFELLRASQLQPSYIALGHIFPTTTKDMPSKPQGLAKLSRYAQLMQDYPLVAIGGIDLPRAKQVWQCGVGSVAVVRAITEAADPVAAVAELEAIVSQ
- a CDS encoding HesA/MoeB/ThiF family protein; the encoded protein is MSQTSKQSTLSDQEVLRYSRHLLLKDVGEAGQLKLKSAQVLLVGMGGLGAPAALYLAAAGVGKLVLADFDEVDSSNLQRQVLYREDDIKQPKVVAAKQHLQALNSNIQVRTVNRKMDEMLLAMEVAQADVVLDCSDNIATRYAVNQACVMAKVPLVSGAAVAFDGQLMVFDFRQAEQGCYHCLFPNASEQQLNCSNAGILGPVVGTIGSLQALETIKLIAGIPSAQLGRFSSFDAHSLEWFHLNVNADANCPVCGKDKQTS
- a CDS encoding isochorismate synthase produces the protein MRLTASQFQNAINQLRLLPQQGFQQVCIKLPKLDLLAWLNQQQHTTRGYWKNKRQQQVAFVGAAKSVLDLEQLQSVCDQLDPHNNQLRFYGGIAFARQSALWSSFPHRRFILPRFEIRCDGEYTRLFINANFEHQPELEYQRIEKAFAALKPAQALQHTPLKALSRQDQPSREQWQHLVKQVTSEDFQQHTAKVVLSRQTNLQLNAEINAFSLLQQWQQKERNCYSFLFQFDGVTSFLGCSPERLYSREGSQLVSEALAGTAPRGETSELDAQLGEQLLEDAKNKLENQLVVDDLTRRLKELSLHVRTLDNLELLKLDRVQHLKRRIQARISPALDDRSLLQALHPTPAVGGLPRSSAVQYILKNEGYARGWYAGAVGWLSGAQSEFSVAIRSALVTPQHLSTFAGAGIVAGSQAEQEWQELNHKIATVLQLVDKDLLLD